The DNA sequence GCCCAGGATCTGGCCCAGCTGACCGACCACGCGCATCGCGTCCGGCGAGGCGATGACCACGTCGAAGTTGATGTTGCCGGCCTTGACTTCAGCCGCCAGGTCGTCCATGCCGACCACGTCCGCGCCAGCAGCACGGGCTTCGTCCGCCTTGGCGCCTTGCGTGAACACGGCCACGCGCTTGGTCTTGCCGGTGCCGTTGGGCATCACGACAGCGCCACGCACCACCTGGTCCGACTTCTTGGCGTCCACGCCGAGTTGCACGGCCACGTCGATGGATTCATCGAACTTGGCGCTCGCGCATTCCTTCAGCAGGCCCAGTGCGTCATCGATCGGATACAGCTTGGTCGTCTCGATCTTGCCTTGCAGCGCCTTTTGACGCTTCGTCAGCTTTGCCATGATCAGACCCCTTCCACGTTGATGCCCATCGAGCGAGCCGAACCCGCGATGGTCTTGACAGCGGCGTCCAGATTGGCGGCCGTCAGATCCTTGACCTTGATCTTCGCGATCTCTTCCAGCTGCGCACGGGTCAGCTTGCCGACCTTCTCGACGTGCGGGCGGGCCGAACCACGTTCGATCTTGGCAGCCTTCTTCAGGAGGGCCGTTGCCGGCGGGCTCTTGATGACGAAGGTGAACGACTTGTCGGCGAAGGCGGTGATGACCACCGGCAGCTTCATGCCGATCTCGAAGCCCTGCTGCGTCTGTGCGTTGAACGCCTTGCAGAACTCCATGATGTTCAGACCGCGCTGACCGAGAGCGGGACCGATCGGGGGCGAAGGATTGGCCTTGCCTGCCGGAACTTGCAGCTTGATGAAGCCGACGATTTTCTTTGCCATGATGGCTCCTCGAGTTCAAGCGCCTGCCACTGGAGCAGGCTCCTCGTCATGTGAGATATGCGGGCACACCATGCACCCGCCACCCGGTCCGACGCCGTGAAGCGTCAGACTTTCTCGACCTGGTGAAAGTCGAGTTCCACTGGGGTCGCACGACCGAAGATCGTGACGGACACCCGCATCTTGTTCTTGTCGTAATTGACGTCTTCGATGGCACCGTTGAAGTCGGTGAACGGACCATCCTTGACCCGAACGACTTCGCCGACCACCCATTCCACCTTCGGACGGGGCTTTTCGGTGCCCTCCTGCATCTGGGTCACGATCTTCATGACCTCGTCTTCCGAGATCGGCGACGGGCGATTCTTCGCGCCGCCGACGAAGCCGGTGACCTTGCTCGTGTTCTTGACCAGGTGCCAGGACTCGTCGTCCATCACCATCTCGACCAGCACATAGCCGGGGAAGAAACGACGCTCGGTGACCGACTTCTTGCCGTTCTTCATCTCGACCACTTCTTCGGTCGGAACCAGGATGCGGCCGAACTTCGCCTGCATGCCGGAACGGTCAATGCGCTCGCGCAGATTGCGCTCCACGGCTTTTTCCATGCCCGAATAGGCATGCACCACATACCAGCGCATCGGCACGGCAGCGGGAGAAGTGGACTGGATATCGCTCATCTTGAAACCTTGCTTGTACAGCGTCACACCCGCGATCAACGCTTCCAGCCGAGGATCAGGTCATACAGGACCCATTCGAGGGTCTTGTCGGTCATCCACAGGAACAGCGCCATGACCACGACGAAGGCGAAGACGTAGCCCGTCATCTGCCCGGCTTCCTTGCGGGTCGGCCAGACAACCTTGTAGAACTCCTTGACCGACTCGCGGCCATAGGCGATCAGTTCCTTGCCGGGCTCAGAACCGAAGAACGCTGCCACCGCCGCGCCCAGCAGCAGCAGCAAGGCCGCCCACTGCGCGTAGGGCCCCTGTGCGGAGAGCAGATAGAACGCCACCAAGCCGCCAAGCAGCAGCAGACCCGCAGCAATCAGCCGGGTCTTGTCAGCATTGGTGGAAACAGTTTCGACTTGCGGAGCGGTCATCACATTCACTTCGTTCGGGGTGGGCGTATCGCAGCCATTGCACTGCGCGCCATCGTCGAACCCCACAAGCGGGAAAGCCCGCCAGGGCGTCGACACGTCCCGCGGGCTGCCGGTCAGGCAACAAATCTCGATGGCTTTTCAGCGATCGGATTTGGCAGGGGCAGAGGGAATCGAACCCCCAACCTTCGGTTTTGGAGACCGACGCTCTGCCAATTGAGCTATGCCCCTGCGGTCTGACTGGTAAAACTGATTTGACTCAGGCGATGATCTTGGCGACGACGCCGGCGCCGACGGTACGACCGCCTTCACGGATGGCGAAGCGCAGACCTTCTTCCATGGCGATCGGGGCGATCAGCTTGACGGTGATCGACACGTTGTCGCCCGGCATGACCATTTCCTTGCCTTCCGGCAGGGAGATCGAGCCGGTCACGTCCGTCGTGCGGAAGTAGAACTGCGGGCGGTAGTTGGCGAAGAACGGCGTGTGGCGGCCGCCTTCGTCCTTCGACAGCACGTAGATCTCGCCCGTGAAGTCCGTGTGCGGCTTGATCGAGCCCGGCTTGCACAGCACTTGGCCGCGCTGCACGTCTTCGCGCTTGGTGCCGCGCAGCAGGATGCCGACGTTGTCGCCTGCTTGACCCTGGTCCAGCAGCTTGCGGAACATTTCCACGCCGGTGCAGGTGGTCAGCTGCGTGTCCTTCAGGCCCACGACTTCGATCGGCTCGCCGACCTTGATGATGCCGCGTTCGATACGGCCGGTCACCACGGTGCCGCGACCCGAGATCGAGAACACGTCTTCCACGGGCATCAGGAAGGCACCGTCCACCAGGCGCTTCGGCTCGGGGATGTAGGTGTCCAGCGCATCCGCCAGCTTCATGATGGCTTGCTCGCCCAGCGGGCCGGTGTCGCCTTCGAGGGCCAGCTTGGCCGAGCCCTTGATGATCGGGGTGTCGTCGCCGGGGAAGTCGTACTTGGACAGCAGCTCGCGCACTTCCATTTCGACCAGTTCCAGCAGCTCCTCGTCGTCCACCATGTCGGCCTTGTTCAGGAAGACGATGATGTAGGGCACGCCCACCTGACGCGACAGCAGGATGTGCTCGCGGGTCTGGGGCATCGGGCCGTCAGCGGCCGAGCACACCAGGATCGCGCCGTCCATCTGGGCGGCGCCGGTGATCATGTTCTTGACGTAGTCGGCGTGTCCCGGGCAGTCGACGTGCGCGTAGTGACGGTTCTCCGTCTCGTACTCGACGTGCGCGGTGTTGATGGTGATGCCGCGGGCCTTTTCTTCCGGTGCCGCGTCGATCTGGTCATACGCCTTGGCGGTGCCGCCAAACTTCTTCGACAGCACGGTCGTGATCGCTGCGGTCAGCGTCGTCTTGCCGTGGTCCACGTGACCGATGGTGCCGACGTTGACGTGCGGCTTGCTACGGACAAACTTTTCCTTTGACATGATCTCGCGCTCCCGAGGGCGTTCACTACAACGGATTGGACAGACGATGCATGAAAGTGGTGCCCATGACGCGGATCGAACGCGTGACCTCTCCCTTACCAAGGGAGTGCTCTACCACTGAGCCACATGGGCATCGACACGGGTCTGGGCGCATGAATCAGACGCACAGACCGGTATCGACACAGTCAACACCACAACAATTTCAGGCTTTTAACCTGACGACACTGCAAGACACTGGAGCGGGAAACGGGAATCGAACCCGTGTCATTAGCTTGGAAGGCTAAGGTTCTACCATTAAACTACTCCCGCCCGATCAAGCCCACAGACTTTATTGCTTTGCAGCAAACCACTCTGTCGCTTCCATGCTGTTCGCTGGTGGAGGAGGCTGGATTCGAACCAGCGTACGCTTTCGCGGGCAGATTTACAGTCTGCTGCCTTTAACCACTCGGCCACCCCTCCTGGGCGAGCCATAGACTTTAACAAAGCTATTTTTTTGCTGCAAGCACTTTCTGCGGTTTTTTCTTTGGTGCCTGTTGAACGGGTCGGTTCAGACCTCAATCCGACCCGTCCAGCCGCCAGTCGATCGGTGCACTGCCTTGAGCGGCCAGCCAGGCGTTCGCCGTGCTGAATGGGCGGCTGCCGACAAACGGCACCGGTGGACGGCGTGCTGCCAGCGGCGACGGGTGGTTCGATACAAGGATCCGGTTCGCGCCCCCGGCCTGCTCGATGCGCGGCCCCTTGGCCTGCGCATGGGCGCCCCACAGCAGGAACACCTTCGGATGCGGCTGCGCGGCGACCCGGTCGATCAGCGCATCGGTCAGCGCCTCCCAGCCCAGTTTGGCGTGGCTGGCCGGCTGGTCGCGCTCGACAGTGAGGCTGGTGTTGAGCAGCAGCACGCCCTGCCCCGCCCACGCCCGCAGGCTCCCGGACACCGGCAAGGCCAGCCCGAGGTCCGCCACCAGCTCCTGCCGGATGTTGCGCAGGCTCGGCGGGATCTTCACCCCGTCGGCGACCGAGAACGCCAGCCCCTCGGCCTCGCCCGGCCCGTGGTACGGATCCTGGCCCAGGACCACCACCCGCACCTGCTGCGGCGTCAGCGTCTCCAGCGCCCGCAGCGGCCGCGCCGGGTAGACCTCGGCCCCGGCCGCCACCCGGGCGTCGATCGTACGGCACAGCGCCGCGCCGCGCGGACTGGCCACAAACGCCGCGACCAGATCGTCCCAGCCCGGCGCCACGTCCGACAGCGCCTCGGCCAGCGGGCGCGTCAAGCGGTTGTCGACCATCAGCGGAACAGCGCCGCCAGCGCCACACCCGGATCGGCGGCGCGCATGAACGCCTCACCGACGAGGAAGGCATGCACATCCGCTGCCCGCATCTGCGCCACGTCCTGCGGCCCGAGGATGCCGGACTCGGTCACCAGCAGCCGGTCCGCCGGCACCGCGTCCAGCAGCCCCAGCGTGGTATCCAGCGTCACGTCGAAGGTGCGCAGGTCGCGGTTGTTGATGCCGACCAGCGACGTCTTCAGCCGCAGCGCCCGCTGCAGTTCCTCGCCGTCGTGGACCTCGACCAGCACGCTCATCCGGTGCGCCAGCGCCACCGCCTCCAGATCGGCCATCTGCGCATCGTCCAGACACGCCGCGATCAGCAGGATGCAGTCCGCACCCATCGCGCGCGCTTCGTGGACCTGGTACTCGTCGACCATGAAGTCCTTGCGCAGCACCGGCAGCGCGCACGCGGCCCGCGCCTCCAGCAGGTACTCGACCGCGCCCTGGAAGTACTGCACGTCCGTCAGCACGCTCAGGCACGCGGCGCCATGGCGCTCGTAGGTCTGCGCGATCTCGGCGGGATGGAAGTCCGGGCGGATCACGCCCTTGCTCGGACTGGCCTTCTTGATCTCGGCGATCACGGCGGGCTGCGCCGCGGCGATCTTCGTGCGCAGCGCGGCCTCGAAATCGCGCACGTCGGTGCGGCTCTCCGCCTCCTCGCGCAGGGAGGACAGCGAGCGCCGCGCACGGGCCGCGGCCACCTCCTCGTGCTTGGTGACGACGATGCG is a window from the Sphaerotilus montanus genome containing:
- the rplA gene encoding 50S ribosomal protein L1; this encodes MAKLTKRQKALQGKIETTKLYPIDDALGLLKECASAKFDESIDVAVQLGVDAKKSDQVVRGAVVMPNGTGKTKRVAVFTQGAKADEARAAGADVVGMDDLAAEVKAGNINFDVVIASPDAMRVVGQLGQILGPRGLMPNPKVGTVTADVATAVRNAKAGQVQFRVDKGGIIHGTIGRRSFEDGKLKGNLQALLEALNKAKPASSKGVYLRKVAVSSTMGVGVRVDIASVTAGMGTSQN
- the rplK gene encoding 50S ribosomal protein L11 translates to MAKKIVGFIKLQVPAGKANPSPPIGPALGQRGLNIMEFCKAFNAQTQQGFEIGMKLPVVITAFADKSFTFVIKSPPATALLKKAAKIERGSARPHVEKVGKLTRAQLEEIAKIKVKDLTAANLDAAVKTIAGSARSMGINVEGV
- the nusG gene encoding transcription termination/antitermination protein NusG; this encodes MSDIQSTSPAAVPMRWYVVHAYSGMEKAVERNLRERIDRSGMQAKFGRILVPTEEVVEMKNGKKSVTERRFFPGYVLVEMVMDDESWHLVKNTSKVTGFVGGAKNRPSPISEDEVMKIVTQMQEGTEKPRPKVEWVVGEVVRVKDGPFTDFNGAIEDVNYDKNKMRVSVTIFGRATPVELDFHQVEKV
- the secE gene encoding preprotein translocase subunit SecE — protein: MTAPQVETVSTNADKTRLIAAGLLLLGGLVAFYLLSAQGPYAQWAALLLLLGAAVAAFFGSEPGKELIAYGRESVKEFYKVVWPTRKEAGQMTGYVFAFVVVMALFLWMTDKTLEWVLYDLILGWKR
- the tuf gene encoding elongation factor Tu, encoding MSKEKFVRSKPHVNVGTIGHVDHGKTTLTAAITTVLSKKFGGTAKAYDQIDAAPEEKARGITINTAHVEYETENRHYAHVDCPGHADYVKNMITGAAQMDGAILVCSAADGPMPQTREHILLSRQVGVPYIIVFLNKADMVDDEELLELVEMEVRELLSKYDFPGDDTPIIKGSAKLALEGDTGPLGEQAIMKLADALDTYIPEPKRLVDGAFLMPVEDVFSISGRGTVVTGRIERGIIKVGEPIEVVGLKDTQLTTCTGVEMFRKLLDQGQAGDNVGILLRGTKREDVQRGQVLCKPGSIKPHTDFTGEIYVLSKDEGGRHTPFFANYRPQFYFRTTDVTGSISLPEGKEMVMPGDNVSITVKLIAPIAMEEGLRFAIREGGRTVGAGVVAKIIA
- a CDS encoding uracil-DNA glycosylase, coding for MVDNRLTRPLAEALSDVAPGWDDLVAAFVASPRGAALCRTIDARVAAGAEVYPARPLRALETLTPQQVRVVVLGQDPYHGPGEAEGLAFSVADGVKIPPSLRNIRQELVADLGLALPVSGSLRAWAGQGVLLLNTSLTVERDQPASHAKLGWEALTDALIDRVAAQPHPKVFLLWGAHAQAKGPRIEQAGGANRILVSNHPSPLAARRPPVPFVGSRPFSTANAWLAAQGSAPIDWRLDGSD
- the trpC gene encoding indole-3-glycerol phosphate synthase TrpC, producing MSRPLPPGVPDILARIVVTKHEEVAAARARRSLSSLREEAESRTDVRDFEAALRTKIAAAQPAVIAEIKKASPSKGVIRPDFHPAEIAQTYERHGAACLSVLTDVQYFQGAVEYLLEARAACALPVLRKDFMVDEYQVHEARAMGADCILLIAACLDDAQMADLEAVALAHRMSVLVEVHDGEELQRALRLKTSLVGINNRDLRTFDVTLDTTLGLLDAVPADRLLVTESGILGPQDVAQMRAADVHAFLVGEAFMRAADPGVALAALFR